Proteins from one Halovivax limisalsi genomic window:
- the metX gene encoding homoserine O-acetyltransferase MetX, with product MSAETVDLGAFTFECGESIPSLEVAYETYGEFTGENAVLVCHALTGSAHVARRRGDGDRGSAGQSTAGQARAWWGDTVGPGKAVDTTEYFVVCANVPGSCYGTTGPASRNPETGEPYGSDFPPVTVGDWTRAQRRLLDELGVGRVRAVVGGSVGGMNALEWVRRYPDDVDLVAPIAAAARLDAQCLAIDAIARRAITTDPAWNGGDYYGDDRPDPDDGLAIARQLGHIMYLSKESMSEKFGRRSAGREASEKRFPPDPAADFFPYRDVESYLDYNARTFVERFDANSYCLLTRAMDDYDLAAGHDSVADALAAFDGEALVMSFEADWHFTVEQSAQLAAGFRETDTPVAHHVVDSTHGHDAFLVEPEHVNPPLGDFLADGVAGRAVSDVDDRTETEPERHSAPVHSSLFGE from the coding sequence GTGAGCGCCGAAACGGTCGACCTCGGCGCGTTCACGTTCGAGTGCGGCGAGTCCATCCCCTCGCTCGAGGTCGCCTACGAGACCTACGGGGAGTTCACCGGTGAGAACGCGGTCCTGGTCTGTCACGCGCTCACCGGGAGCGCGCACGTGGCCCGCAGGCGAGGCGATGGCGATCGAGGGTCGGCGGGCCAGTCGACCGCCGGCCAGGCCCGCGCCTGGTGGGGCGACACCGTGGGCCCGGGCAAAGCCGTCGACACGACGGAGTACTTCGTCGTCTGCGCGAACGTCCCCGGCTCGTGTTACGGCACGACCGGCCCGGCGAGTAGGAACCCGGAGACGGGCGAACCCTACGGGAGCGACTTCCCGCCGGTGACGGTCGGCGACTGGACGCGCGCCCAGCGTCGACTCCTCGACGAGCTCGGGGTGGGGCGCGTCCGCGCCGTCGTCGGCGGCTCGGTGGGCGGGATGAACGCCCTGGAGTGGGTTCGCCGGTACCCCGACGACGTCGACCTGGTCGCGCCGATCGCCGCCGCGGCGCGCCTCGACGCGCAGTGTCTCGCGATCGACGCCATCGCTCGCCGGGCGATCACCACCGATCCCGCCTGGAACGGGGGCGACTACTACGGCGACGACCGGCCGGATCCCGACGACGGCCTCGCGATCGCCCGCCAGCTCGGCCACATCATGTACCTCTCGAAGGAATCGATGAGCGAGAAGTTCGGCCGCCGGTCGGCGGGGCGCGAGGCCAGCGAGAAGCGCTTCCCGCCGGACCCCGCCGCGGACTTCTTTCCCTACCGCGACGTCGAGTCCTACCTCGATTACAACGCGCGGACGTTCGTCGAGCGCTTCGACGCCAACAGCTACTGCCTCCTCACGCGCGCGATGGACGACTACGACCTGGCGGCGGGCCACGACTCCGTCGCCGACGCGCTCGCCGCCTTCGACGGCGAGGCGCTCGTGATGAGCTTCGAGGCCGACTGGCACTTCACCGTCGAGCAATCCGCCCAGCTGGCCGCGGGCTTTCGGGAGACGGACACGCCCGTCGCCCACCACGTCGTCGACTCCACGCACGGCCACGACGCGTTCCTCGTCGAACCCGAACACGTCAACCCGCCGCTCGGGGACTTCCTCGCGGACGGCGTCGCCGGCCGCGCCGTCTCGGACGTCGACGACAGGACCGAGACCGAACCCGAGCGTCACTCCGCGCCCGTCCACAGCAGCCTGTTCGGCGAGTGA
- the argF gene encoding ornithine carbamoyltransferase has product MSYQPNADMTDATENPTGPTASDPIHVTDVDDLSRADLAAVLDLAAEYKTAQGRGWTHADLSGLTLGMLFEKPSTRTRVSFETGMTQLGGHAVFLGEDDIQLGNGEPIRDTSRALSRYVDVIMARLFDHADLEELARYADVPVINGLTDDAHPCQTLADLLTIRETVGSFESASATWVGDGNNVAQSFVLGCAMTGIDLTVATPEGFGVDEAVLDRAAELGTAPTIASDPAAAVDDADVVYTDVWVSMGQEAQREERLEAFDPYQVNDELLASAPADASVMHCLPAHRGEEITDAVLEGERSIVWQQAENRLHAQKGLLGWLLG; this is encoded by the coding sequence ATGAGCTACCAGCCGAACGCAGACATGACCGACGCAACCGAGAACCCGACCGGCCCGACCGCCAGCGACCCCATCCACGTCACCGACGTCGACGACCTCTCGCGAGCCGACCTCGCGGCCGTCCTCGACCTCGCCGCGGAGTACAAGACGGCACAGGGGCGAGGCTGGACCCACGCCGATCTCTCCGGGCTGACGCTCGGAATGCTGTTCGAGAAACCGAGTACGCGCACCCGCGTCTCCTTCGAGACGGGGATGACCCAGCTCGGCGGCCACGCCGTCTTCCTCGGCGAGGACGACATCCAGCTTGGAAACGGCGAACCGATTCGCGACACGTCGCGGGCCCTCTCGCGCTACGTCGACGTGATCATGGCCCGCCTGTTCGACCACGCGGATCTCGAAGAACTCGCTCGCTACGCGGACGTGCCGGTGATCAACGGTCTGACCGACGACGCCCATCCCTGCCAGACGCTCGCGGACCTGCTGACCATCCGCGAGACGGTCGGCTCGTTCGAGTCGGCCAGCGCGACCTGGGTCGGCGACGGCAACAACGTCGCTCAGTCGTTCGTCCTCGGGTGTGCGATGACGGGGATCGACCTCACCGTCGCGACGCCGGAGGGCTTCGGCGTCGACGAGGCGGTCCTCGATCGCGCCGCCGAACTCGGGACCGCGCCGACGATCGCGTCGGATCCGGCCGCCGCCGTCGACGACGCCGACGTCGTCTACACCGACGTCTGGGTGAGCATGGGCCAGGAAGCCCAGCGCGAGGAGCGACTCGAGGCGTTCGACCCCTACCAGGTGAACGACGAGCTCCTCGCGTCGGCGCCGGCCGACGCGTCCGTCATGCACTGTCTCCCGGCCCACCGCGGCGAGGAGATCACCGACGCCGTCCTCGAAGGTGAGCGCTCGATCGTCTGGCAACAGGCCGAGAACCGCCTGCACGCCCAGAAGGGACTGCTCGGCTGGCTGCTGGGGTGA
- the serB gene encoding phosphoserine phosphatase SerB, whose amino-acid sequence MTLVAFDFDGTLSDSEMTVLLGERRGVADEMAAITERAMNDEIDYATSLRERADLLSGLDTAEADAAFDRVELRPGAAGVIEALTDAGVTTAILTGGFERGVEKALAREAVAVDHVVANRLPRANGELTGDVEGPLIEGTKDDALASLAETISLPLAETVAVGDGANDLPMLEVAGLAIGFDPKPAVAPACDRSVTTMAELRDRLVARGILPDAD is encoded by the coding sequence ATGACACTCGTCGCCTTCGACTTCGACGGCACCCTCTCGGACTCGGAAATGACGGTCCTGCTCGGCGAGCGCCGCGGCGTCGCCGACGAGATGGCCGCCATCACCGAGCGCGCGATGAACGACGAGATCGACTACGCGACCAGCCTCCGCGAGCGGGCCGACCTGCTCTCCGGCCTCGATACTGCCGAGGCCGACGCCGCGTTCGATCGCGTCGAACTCCGCCCGGGGGCGGCCGGCGTGATCGAGGCGCTCACCGACGCCGGCGTCACGACGGCGATTCTCACCGGCGGCTTCGAGCGCGGCGTCGAGAAAGCGCTCGCGCGCGAAGCCGTCGCGGTCGATCACGTCGTCGCGAACCGCCTCCCTCGCGCGAACGGCGAACTGACCGGCGACGTCGAGGGCCCGCTGATCGAGGGGACGAAGGACGACGCCCTCGCCTCCCTCGCGGAGACGATTTCGCTCCCGCTCGCCGAGACGGTCGCCGTCGGCGACGGAGCGAACGACCTGCCGATGCTCGAGGTCGCCGGCCTGGCGATCGGATTCGACCCGAAACCCGCCGTCGCGCCCGCCTGCGACCGCTCGGTCACGACGATGGCCGAACTTCGGGACCGCTTGGTCGCGCGGGGAATCCTGCCCGACGCCGACTGA
- the thrC gene encoding threonine synthase, protein MTLSPTAEAPTPPSAAEDGVWLSCIDCEASFAPFDAVRYTCDDCGGLLEVRYASPASLSDFEGSGVWRYADALPLDGGVSIQEGATPLYRVPDLADDVGVETLRIKHEGMNPTGSFKDRGMTVGVAVARELGVDRLACASTGNTSAALAAYGSRAGMETLVLLPAGKVAAGKVAQASLHGARILEVDGNFDACLDLVQALADRGEAYLLNSLNPFRLEGQKTIGLEILERFRADHGTFPNRIVLPVGNAGNTAALYKAFRELVAAGDLAVDEVPKLTGVQAEGAAPMVEAIENGADEIRRWDDVETRATAIRIGNPVNAPKALPGIRETGGTAVAVSDVEITDAQRDLAEAGIGVEPASAASFAGLRKLRDDGVVGEDEQIVCLTTGHLLKDPDAAAAAGTDPEPVPSDLEGVLDHLAEQP, encoded by the coding sequence ATGACCCTCTCGCCGACCGCCGAGGCGCCGACGCCGCCGTCCGCCGCCGAGGATGGCGTCTGGCTCTCCTGTATCGACTGCGAAGCCTCGTTCGCACCGTTCGACGCCGTCCGCTACACCTGCGATGACTGTGGCGGACTACTGGAGGTGCGCTACGCGTCGCCGGCGTCGCTGTCCGACTTCGAGGGATCCGGCGTCTGGCGCTACGCCGACGCGCTCCCGCTCGACGGTGGCGTCTCGATCCAGGAGGGCGCGACGCCGCTGTACCGCGTGCCCGACCTGGCCGACGACGTCGGCGTCGAGACGCTGCGGATCAAACACGAGGGGATGAACCCGACCGGCTCGTTCAAGGATCGCGGGATGACCGTCGGCGTCGCCGTCGCGCGGGAACTCGGGGTCGACCGCCTCGCCTGCGCCTCGACGGGCAACACCAGCGCCGCCCTCGCAGCCTACGGCTCGCGGGCGGGCATGGAGACGCTCGTCCTGCTCCCCGCCGGCAAGGTCGCGGCGGGGAAGGTCGCCCAGGCGAGCCTCCACGGTGCGCGCATCCTCGAGGTCGACGGCAACTTCGACGCCTGCCTCGACCTCGTCCAGGCCCTGGCCGACCGCGGCGAGGCCTACCTGCTCAACTCGCTCAACCCGTTCCGCCTCGAGGGCCAGAAGACGATCGGCCTCGAGATTCTCGAACGGTTCCGCGCCGACCACGGCACGTTTCCCAACCGGATCGTCCTCCCGGTCGGCAACGCGGGCAACACGGCCGCGCTCTACAAGGCGTTTCGCGAACTCGTCGCGGCGGGCGATCTCGCCGTCGACGAGGTCCCGAAACTCACGGGCGTCCAGGCCGAGGGCGCCGCGCCGATGGTCGAGGCGATCGAGAACGGCGCCGACGAGATCCGCCGCTGGGACGACGTCGAGACCCGGGCCACCGCGATCCGGATCGGCAACCCCGTCAACGCGCCGAAGGCCCTGCCCGGCATCCGCGAGACGGGCGGCACCGCGGTGGCCGTCTCCGACGTCGAGATCACCGACGCTCAGCGCGACCTCGCGGAGGCGGGGATCGGCGTCGAACCCGCCTCGGCGGCGTCCTTCGCCGGGCTGCGAAAACTCCGTGATGACGGTGTGGTCGGCGAGGACGAGCAGATCGTCTGTCTGACCACCGGCCACCTCCTGAAGGATCCCGACGCGGCCGCCGCGGCCGGGACCGACCCCGAACCCGTACCGAGCGACCTCGAGGGCGTGCTCGACCATCTGGCCGAACAGCCGTAA
- a CDS encoding [LysW]-lysine hydrolase yields MTVPTNALDTPAVATDVSLETARELLVDMVATPSVSGAEDAAAERLVAFFEAHDREVWRDEVGNVRAPADDAALFTSHVDTVPGDVPVRLTAAEDEAVAGNDAEADVDEGLDLDDASTVEEAVLWGRGSVDATGPLCAMAVAAVRTGCSFVGVVGEETDSRGAHHLVAERDAPDALLNGEPSGANGITLGYRGLVAGTYTVSTASGHSSRPEPNAVEDATSWWAAVEAACDDGVSTGDDTDGERAESDGPGGDDSGPVFESLTTKPIAIEGGPTADGLAVEARVDFQVRVPPETTVDAVRSTVASVSETFDGTVEWTDAIPPVMASPRTPVARALRTAIRETGADPRLLRKTGTSDMNVYAAAWDCPMATYGPGNSALDHAPDERLSLSNYDRSIAVLDGVGNRLRERATDSDDADSPTEADGERTESTAQHPTTDADPSTPETDPRTPDTDPQ; encoded by the coding sequence ATGACCGTGCCAACGAACGCGCTCGATACGCCGGCGGTCGCGACCGACGTCTCGCTCGAGACGGCCCGCGAGTTGCTGGTCGACATGGTCGCGACGCCCTCGGTCTCGGGCGCGGAGGACGCGGCCGCCGAGCGCCTTGTGGCATTCTTCGAGGCCCACGACCGCGAAGTCTGGCGCGACGAGGTCGGCAACGTTCGCGCGCCGGCCGACGACGCCGCGCTCTTTACGTCCCACGTCGACACCGTTCCGGGCGACGTTCCCGTTCGCCTCACCGCGGCCGAGGACGAGGCGGTGGCCGGGAACGACGCGGAGGCCGATGTCGACGAGGGACTCGACCTCGACGACGCGTCGACCGTCGAAGAGGCGGTCCTCTGGGGGCGCGGGAGCGTCGACGCGACGGGTCCGTTGTGCGCGATGGCCGTCGCGGCCGTCAGGACGGGTTGTTCGTTCGTCGGCGTCGTCGGCGAGGAGACCGACTCGCGCGGCGCCCACCACCTCGTCGCCGAGCGCGACGCCCCTGACGCGTTGCTCAACGGCGAACCCTCCGGCGCGAACGGCATCACGCTTGGCTACCGCGGGCTGGTGGCTGGCACGTACACCGTCTCGACGGCGTCCGGCCACAGCTCCCGCCCGGAGCCGAACGCGGTCGAGGACGCGACGAGCTGGTGGGCGGCCGTCGAGGCGGCCTGCGACGATGGCGTCTCGACCGGCGACGACACGGACGGCGAGCGCGCTGAAAGCGACGGACCGGGCGGCGACGATTCCGGCCCTGTCTTCGAGTCGCTGACGACGAAACCGATCGCCATCGAGGGCGGTCCGACCGCCGACGGCCTCGCCGTCGAGGCGCGCGTCGACTTTCAGGTCCGCGTGCCGCCCGAAACGACGGTCGATGCGGTCAGGTCGACCGTCGCGTCCGTCTCCGAGACGTTCGACGGCACGGTCGAGTGGACCGACGCGATCCCGCCGGTGATGGCGAGCCCACGCACGCCGGTCGCCCGGGCGCTTCGGACCGCGATCCGCGAGACGGGCGCCGACCCGCGGCTCCTCCGCAAGACGGGGACGAGCGACATGAACGTCTACGCCGCGGCGTGGGACTGCCCGATGGCGACCTACGGCCCCGGCAACTCCGCGCTCGACCACGCCCCCGACGAGCGACTCTCGCTATCGAACTACGACCGCTCGATCGCCGTCCTCGACGGCGTCGGCAACCGGCTCCGCGAGCGCGCGACCGACTCCGACGACGCCGACTCGCCGACCGAGGCGGACGGCGAGCGAACCGAATCGACCGCGCAGCACCCCACTACCGACGCGGATCCCTCCACCCCAGAAACTGACCCACGGACACCAGATACCGATCCCCAATGA
- a CDS encoding DMT family transporter translates to MTIGPEVIALAVLPALLWGFIPILDKRGMAGGGGSLQASLMVVIVDSTIYWLALLALSGGSAFDGLTPEILAVFVAAGVVGSGFGRLTIYVGVDRVGASLNSAIISSRPLFATLIALVWLDEPLGPATAVGVVILVAGLAVLARSKGGDLSGWRPIDLWWPIASAALFAFANVARRFGMLESPLSVLEAVTLNETAGLVALGGYALATRERSLLEKPRETYVYFAGSGLVTTVAMLSLMAALGLAEGRIAVVDSLVATAPLFTVVFAAVFLRRVERVTKGVVLGAGLIVAGAVMITT, encoded by the coding sequence GTGACCATCGGCCCGGAGGTGATCGCGCTGGCCGTGTTGCCGGCGCTGCTGTGGGGGTTCATCCCGATCCTCGACAAGCGAGGGATGGCCGGCGGCGGGGGTTCCCTGCAGGCGTCACTGATGGTCGTCATCGTCGACTCGACCATCTACTGGCTCGCCCTCCTGGCGCTGTCCGGTGGCTCCGCGTTCGACGGCCTCACGCCCGAGATTCTCGCCGTGTTCGTCGCCGCCGGCGTCGTGGGGTCCGGGTTCGGCCGGCTCACCATCTACGTCGGCGTCGACCGCGTCGGGGCGAGTCTCAACAGCGCCATCATCAGCTCGCGGCCGCTGTTCGCGACGCTCATCGCGCTCGTCTGGCTGGACGAACCGCTCGGCCCGGCGACCGCCGTCGGGGTCGTGATCCTGGTGGCCGGGCTCGCCGTGCTGGCTCGCTCGAAGGGCGGCGACCTGAGCGGCTGGCGCCCGATCGACCTCTGGTGGCCGATCGCCTCGGCCGCGCTCTTCGCGTTCGCCAACGTCGCGCGCCGGTTCGGGATGCTCGAGTCGCCGCTGTCGGTCCTGGAGGCGGTCACCCTCAACGAGACCGCGGGGCTGGTCGCGCTGGGTGGCTACGCGCTCGCGACGCGCGAGCGTTCGCTCCTCGAGAAACCCCGCGAGACGTACGTCTACTTCGCCGGCAGCGGGCTGGTGACGACGGTCGCGATGCTGTCGCTGATGGCCGCCCTCGGCCTGGCCGAGGGGCGCATCGCCGTCGTCGACTCGCTCGTCGCGACCGCACCCCTCTTTACGGTCGTCTTCGCGGCCGTCTTCCTGCGCCGAGTCGAGCGCGTGACGAAAGGCGTCGTCCTCGGCGCCGGACTGATCGTCGCCGGCGCGGTCATGATCACGACGTGA
- the bioD gene encoding dethiobiotin synthase yields MTVRAPSSGTDFAVVGTDTGVGKTVVTAGLVGWLRADGVDARAVKPCQTGYPPDDDAGFVADACGADEAATCLRRLEPALAPAVAAREVDVEIDYERLLDGCRDGLAAASVGVVEGIGGLRVPLAGDREVVDLVADLDLPTLVVARSGLGTLNHTALSVEALERRGIAVHGIVLNEYEGADAAERTNPGVLESMTDRPVWTLPPIPADPPDGVPDAVRTALDPAVFPES; encoded by the coding sequence GTGACCGTCCGGGCACCGTCCTCGGGGACGGATTTCGCGGTGGTCGGCACCGACACCGGCGTCGGGAAGACGGTCGTGACCGCCGGCCTCGTCGGCTGGCTCCGGGCCGACGGCGTCGACGCGCGGGCGGTCAAACCCTGCCAGACGGGGTATCCGCCGGACGACGACGCCGGCTTCGTCGCCGACGCCTGCGGGGCGGACGAGGCGGCGACCTGCCTCCGGCGACTCGAACCGGCGCTGGCGCCCGCCGTTGCCGCCCGAGAGGTCGACGTTGAGATCGACTACGAGCGGCTGCTGGACGGCTGTCGCGACGGACTCGCCGCGGCGTCTGTCGGCGTCGTCGAGGGAATCGGCGGCCTTCGGGTCCCGCTCGCGGGCGACCGGGAGGTCGTCGATCTGGTCGCCGATCTGGACCTCCCGACGCTCGTCGTCGCCCGGTCGGGACTGGGGACGCTCAACCACACCGCCCTCTCCGTCGAGGCGCTCGAACGGCGCGGCATCGCAGTCCACGGGATCGTCCTGAACGAGTACGAAGGCGCGGACGCCGCCGAACGGACGAACCCGGGAGTCCTCGAGTCGATGACGGACCGGCCGGTCTGGACCCTCCCGCCGATCCCCGCGGATCCACCGGACGGCGTTCCCGACGCGGTCAGAACCGCACTGGATCCGGCCGTGTTTCCCGAGTCGTAA
- a CDS encoding mandelate racemase/muconate lactonizing enzyme family protein, whose product MEITRVETVPYGIPVEGFADSYTEFERSNAVLVRIHADTGHVGIGEACAWEPEFYGETLESIDTTIRNYAAPAIVGEDPTDIGRVLRLVDERLARITCVKEGIDLALHDLVGKILEVPAYTLLGGKFRDSVRVAAEVGLDTPEAMVDEALDILGDGIEVVKIKGSSDPDLDVRRIRAIRDELGDDVPLRLDPNAAWNATETIRVLRAVEDCHLQVVEQPVPTDDLSGLAHVRANSSVPVMADESIWTSGDAVTLYDYDAADLVNLKIAKTCGLHRGKKIETAAEALGLGSIAGTELEPGISSVAKVHFAASMRDHPLASEFTELVQVDGSILETPLEVVDGAVDVPDGPGFGVEIDEDALQEYAIDVS is encoded by the coding sequence ATGGAGATAACTCGCGTCGAAACGGTCCCGTACGGCATCCCCGTCGAAGGCTTTGCGGACTCGTACACCGAATTCGAGCGCTCGAACGCCGTGCTCGTGAGGATACACGCCGACACCGGTCACGTCGGTATCGGTGAAGCCTGCGCCTGGGAGCCGGAATTCTACGGCGAGACGCTCGAATCGATCGACACGACGATACGGAACTACGCCGCGCCCGCGATCGTCGGCGAGGATCCCACCGATATCGGCCGCGTGTTACGGCTGGTCGACGAGCGACTCGCGCGCATCACCTGCGTGAAGGAGGGGATCGACCTGGCGTTGCACGACCTGGTCGGAAAGATCCTCGAGGTGCCGGCCTACACGTTACTCGGGGGGAAGTTCCGCGACAGCGTTCGGGTGGCCGCCGAGGTCGGACTGGACACGCCGGAGGCGATGGTCGACGAGGCGCTCGACATCCTGGGAGACGGGATCGAGGTCGTCAAGATCAAGGGATCGAGCGATCCCGACCTGGACGTTCGACGCATCCGGGCGATCCGGGACGAACTCGGAGACGACGTTCCCCTGCGCCTCGACCCCAACGCGGCCTGGAACGCGACGGAGACGATCCGCGTCCTGCGGGCGGTGGAGGACTGTCATCTCCAGGTCGTCGAACAACCGGTTCCCACGGACGACCTCTCCGGCCTCGCTCACGTTCGCGCCAACAGTAGCGTCCCCGTGATGGCCGACGAAAGCATCTGGACCTCGGGTGACGCGGTGACGTTGTACGATTACGACGCCGCCGATCTCGTCAACCTCAAGATCGCCAAGACCTGCGGGCTCCATCGCGGCAAGAAGATCGAGACCGCGGCCGAAGCGTTGGGGCTCGGCAGCATCGCGGGTACCGAACTCGAGCCGGGCATCTCGTCCGTCGCCAAGGTCCACTTCGCCGCGTCCATGCGCGACCACCCGCTGGCGAGCGAGTTCACGGAACTCGTCCAGGTGGACGGATCCATCCTCGAAACCCCGCTGGAGGTCGTCGACGGCGCCGTCGACGTACCCGATGGACCGGGATTCGGCGTCGAGATCGACGAAGACGCTCTGCAGGAGTACGCCATCGACGTCTCGTGA
- the serA gene encoding phosphoglycerate dehydrogenase, whose protein sequence is MQVLVTDPIADAGLDVLRDAGFEVETGYELEGEALLEAVSDASALIVRSGTEVTREVLEAGEDLVIVGRAGIGVDNIDIDAATDQGVIVANAPEGNVRAAAEHTVAMTFATARSIPQAHARLAAGEWAKSEFLGTELNGRTLGIVGLGRVGQEVAKKLDALGMDIVAFDPYISSERAERLGAELVDLDECLAAADVLTIHTPLTPETEGLIGADELAALDGGYLVNVGRGGIVDEDALAAAVDDGTIAGAALDVFAEEPLSADSPLLDVEDVVLTPHLGASTAAAQENVATSTAEQVVAALSGEPVANALNAPSIDETAFGRLEPYVDLAETAGNIATQLLDGRIERVEVTYEGELAEEDVEFLTASALEGVFSPLEWQVNAVNAPQIAEDRGVDVVESKTRQTADFQSLLSVTVSNGDEELTVDGTLFAGDDQRIVRIDDYRVDAIPHGKMVVTRNTDEPGVIGLIGSVMGDHGVNIAGMFNAREAIGGEALTVYNVDTEVPEKAREQLEADERIIDVRYLTLSA, encoded by the coding sequence ATGCAGGTTCTGGTCACCGACCCCATCGCAGACGCGGGACTCGACGTCCTCCGCGACGCCGGCTTCGAAGTCGAGACGGGTTACGAACTCGAAGGCGAGGCGCTGCTGGAGGCCGTCTCCGACGCCTCGGCCCTGATCGTCCGCTCGGGGACGGAGGTGACCCGCGAGGTGCTCGAGGCGGGCGAGGACCTCGTCATCGTCGGGCGAGCGGGCATCGGCGTGGACAACATCGACATCGACGCCGCCACCGACCAGGGCGTCATCGTCGCCAACGCGCCCGAGGGCAACGTCCGCGCGGCCGCCGAGCACACCGTCGCGATGACGTTCGCGACCGCGCGGTCGATCCCGCAGGCCCACGCCCGGCTCGCGGCCGGCGAGTGGGCCAAGAGCGAGTTCCTCGGGACGGAGCTCAACGGCCGCACGCTCGGGATCGTCGGCCTCGGCCGGGTCGGCCAGGAGGTCGCGAAGAAGCTCGACGCGCTCGGAATGGATATCGTCGCGTTCGACCCGTACATCTCGTCGGAGCGGGCCGAGCGTCTGGGCGCCGAACTCGTCGATCTCGACGAGTGCCTCGCTGCCGCCGACGTGCTGACGATCCACACCCCGCTCACCCCCGAGACGGAGGGGCTGATCGGCGCCGACGAGCTCGCGGCGCTCGACGGCGGCTACCTCGTCAACGTCGGCCGGGGCGGCATCGTCGACGAGGACGCCCTGGCCGCGGCGGTCGACGACGGAACGATCGCCGGCGCCGCGCTCGACGTCTTCGCGGAGGAACCCCTCTCCGCGGACTCGCCGCTGCTCGACGTCGAGGACGTCGTCCTCACCCCGCACCTGGGCGCATCGACCGCGGCCGCCCAGGAGAACGTCGCCACCTCGACGGCCGAGCAGGTCGTCGCCGCCCTCTCGGGCGAACCCGTCGCGAACGCGCTCAACGCGCCGTCGATCGACGAGACCGCGTTCGGCCGGCTGGAACCCTACGTCGACCTCGCGGAGACGGCGGGCAACATCGCGACGCAGTTACTCGACGGGCGGATCGAGCGCGTCGAGGTGACCTACGAGGGCGAGCTGGCCGAGGAGGACGTCGAGTTCCTCACCGCCAGCGCGCTCGAAGGCGTCTTCTCGCCGCTGGAGTGGCAGGTCAACGCCGTCAACGCCCCGCAGATCGCCGAGGACCGCGGCGTCGACGTCGTCGAGTCCAAGACCCGCCAGACCGCGGACTTCCAGAGCCTCCTCTCGGTGACCGTCTCGAACGGCGACGAGGAGCTCACCGTCGACGGCACGCTCTTTGCCGGCGACGATCAGCGCATCGTCCGCATCGACGACTACCGCGTCGACGCGATTCCCCACGGCAAGATGGTGGTCACGCGAAACACGGACGAACCGGGCGTCATCGGCCTCATCGGGAGCGTGATGGGCGACCACGGCGTCAACATCGCCGGCATGTTCAACGCGCGCGAGGCCATCGGCGGCGAGGCGCTCACCGTCTACAACGTCGACACCGAGGTTCCCGAAAAAGCGCGCGAGCAACTCGAAGCCGACGAGCGCATCATCGACGTGCGCTACCTGACGCTCTCGGCGTAG